A part of Halobaculum sp. MBLA0143 genomic DNA contains:
- a CDS encoding arylsulfotransferase (asst), with protein sequence MRLLRLVLGCLVVVPLVVTVATNPVFVADGPGYSPDGSVSGQTVVTGTAFVVVDGDGTVEYRETVRDGYWDVDPIPDSDAVVVSTVTRSPDRLGCSNCVVQRIERIDPTTGDREVLYSEVTPGERNVEWHDVDRVNETRYVIADIAQHEVETVDTTTDTTVWEWSAYTALSPGAGGQFDGDWTHLNDVEIVRDGQYVTASLRNHDRVVFVNRTSGRVNESLSLGTDDDHSILDEQHNADYIPEERGGPAMIVADSNNDRVVEFRREDGEWVESWVWQDDRLKWPRDADRLPNGHTLVTDTNGNRVLQVDRRGRVVWSIETNLDAYEAERLSTGDESAGGTAAAELGLDSRTVEPETPLERAQVAVESVLGPRVVNSIIWLTPAWMRLPEFVTVLVSLVSALGLVGYELFARGLVPRR encoded by the coding sequence ATGAGGCTGCTCCGACTCGTACTGGGCTGTCTGGTGGTCGTCCCGTTGGTAGTGACCGTCGCCACGAACCCGGTGTTCGTCGCCGACGGTCCGGGGTACTCGCCCGACGGCTCCGTCTCCGGTCAGACGGTCGTCACCGGCACGGCGTTCGTCGTCGTCGACGGCGACGGCACCGTCGAGTATCGGGAGACAGTGCGCGACGGGTACTGGGACGTCGATCCGATCCCCGACAGCGACGCAGTCGTCGTCTCGACGGTGACACGCAGCCCGGACCGACTCGGCTGTTCGAACTGTGTGGTGCAACGGATCGAACGTATCGACCCGACGACGGGTGACCGGGAGGTGTTGTACAGCGAGGTGACGCCGGGAGAACGTAACGTCGAGTGGCACGACGTCGACAGAGTCAACGAGACACGGTACGTGATCGCCGACATCGCACAACACGAAGTGGAGACGGTCGACACCACGACGGACACCACCGTCTGGGAGTGGAGCGCCTACACCGCGCTGTCGCCGGGCGCCGGCGGCCAGTTCGACGGGGACTGGACCCACCTGAACGACGTGGAGATCGTCCGCGACGGCCAGTACGTCACCGCGAGTCTCCGCAACCACGACCGGGTGGTGTTCGTCAACCGCACCTCCGGTCGGGTGAACGAGTCGTTGTCGTTGGGCACGGACGACGACCACTCGATCTTAGACGAGCAACACAACGCCGACTACATCCCCGAGGAGCGGGGCGGCCCGGCGATGATCGTCGCCGACTCGAACAACGACCGTGTCGTCGAGTTCCGCCGCGAGGACGGGGAGTGGGTCGAGTCGTGGGTGTGGCAGGACGACCGGCTCAAGTGGCCCCGCGACGCCGACCGACTCCCCAACGGCCACACGCTCGTCACCGACACGAACGGCAACCGTGTCCTCCAGGTCGACCGACGCGGCCGTGTCGTCTGGTCGATCGAGACGAACCTCGACGCCTACGAGGCCGAACGGCTGTCGACGGGCGACGAGAGCGCCGGCGGCACCGCGGCCGCCGAGCTGGGGCTCGACTCCCGGACTGTCGAGCCGGAGACCCCACTCGAACGGGCACAGGTCGCCGTGGAGTCTGTCCTGGGCCCGCGCGTGGTGAACAGCATCATCTGGCTCACGCCCGCGTGGATGCGACTCCCCGAGTTCGTGACCGTCCTGGTGAGTCTGGTGTCGGCGCTCGGACTCGTCGGCTACGAACTGTTCGCGCGTGGGCTGGTTCCACGGCGGTAA
- a CDS encoding type II secretion system protein — protein MIGRDGDAEDDGRGVVAVLAELWPGAPTAGERLRRAVRFRRSAPPAVAERTADRIVAAGYTVGVAATLLAAVVAYAAGAPGAVSVAAPPAVGLCVTHAVHRTPVWRAEFRRSRAVGATATVVGLIAVRLRLDAPPERAAAFAADTASGPLAASLARHVAAARATPTTGLDDWAADWRTWFPALDRSVALLVAAADAPQPARDRTLDRAVSAVGDAVERRAGTFATEIRGPVTALYAGGVLLPLALVGAVPAATVTGLPVGATVFVAVYDLLLPAAVCLAGARVLLARPVAFPPPRLPRDHPALPDDSRRTVAAVAAGVTGGWIAASVAVADWAAPLSAVGFGLGPGLLVRFRPARRLRRRVTALERGLPDALALVGRRVADGVAVETAVRTAGDRLPPPVGEAFTVAARRRRTLGVGVRRAFCGDDGPFAETPTVGGRAAATLLSVAAEAGPPAGELLVTEAERLETLRDHERRARRSVAAVTDTLENTAAVFGPLVGGTTVALAGGLDGLSAATDGGAALETTVVGGAVGGYVLALAVLLPTLAVGLREGVDRALVGYRVGRSLTAATATFLLAVRATGLLV, from the coding sequence GTGATCGGACGTGACGGCGACGCCGAGGACGACGGTCGCGGGGTCGTCGCCGTGCTAGCCGAACTCTGGCCGGGAGCGCCGACGGCCGGCGAGCGGCTCCGCCGTGCCGTTCGGTTCCGCCGGTCGGCGCCACCGGCCGTCGCCGAGCGGACGGCAGACCGGATCGTCGCCGCCGGCTACACGGTCGGCGTCGCTGCGACACTCCTGGCCGCGGTCGTGGCGTATGCCGCCGGGGCGCCGGGCGCCGTCTCCGTCGCCGCGCCGCCGGCCGTCGGACTGTGCGTGACCCACGCCGTCCACCGGACGCCGGTGTGGCGCGCGGAGTTCCGGCGGAGCCGGGCCGTCGGGGCGACGGCGACGGTCGTCGGGTTGATCGCGGTCAGGCTCCGGCTGGACGCGCCGCCGGAACGGGCGGCCGCGTTCGCCGCCGACACGGCGAGCGGGCCGCTGGCGGCCTCGCTGGCGCGACACGTCGCGGCGGCCCGCGCCACGCCGACGACCGGGCTGGACGACTGGGCGGCCGACTGGCGGACGTGGTTCCCGGCGCTGGACCGCTCGGTCGCGTTACTCGTCGCGGCCGCCGACGCTCCCCAGCCGGCCCGCGACCGGACGCTGGACCGGGCCGTCTCGGCCGTCGGCGACGCCGTCGAGCGACGGGCTGGGACGTTCGCCACGGAGATCCGTGGCCCCGTGACCGCGCTGTACGCCGGCGGGGTGTTGCTCCCGTTGGCGCTCGTCGGTGCGGTTCCCGCCGCCACCGTCACCGGGCTGCCGGTCGGCGCGACCGTGTTCGTCGCCGTCTACGACCTCCTCCTGCCGGCGGCCGTCTGTCTGGCCGGCGCCCGAGTGTTGCTCGCGCGACCGGTCGCGTTCCCGCCGCCGCGACTCCCCCGGGACCACCCCGCGCTGCCGGACGACTCGCGCCGAACGGTCGCAGCCGTGGCCGCGGGTGTGACCGGCGGCTGGATCGCCGCGAGCGTCGCCGTCGCCGACTGGGCCGCGCCACTGTCGGCCGTCGGCTTCGGTCTCGGCCCGGGACTGCTCGTCCGGTTCCGCCCGGCCAGACGGCTCCGCCGTCGCGTGACGGCCTTGGAGAGGGGACTTCCGGACGCGCTGGCGCTCGTCGGTCGCCGCGTCGCCGACGGCGTCGCCGTAGAGACCGCCGTCCGAACCGCCGGCGACCGACTCCCGCCGCCGGTGGGAGAGGCGTTCACAGTCGCCGCTCGCAGGCGTCGAACGTTGGGCGTCGGGGTGCGCCGGGCGTTCTGTGGGGACGACGGTCCGTTCGCCGAGACGCCGACCGTCGGCGGCCGGGCCGCGGCGACGCTGTTGTCGGTCGCGGCCGAGGCGGGGCCGCCGGCGGGGGAGCTGCTCGTCACGGAAGCCGAACGACTGGAGACGCTGCGGGATCACGAACGGCGCGCACGCCGGTCCGTCGCCGCGGTGACGGACACGCTGGAGAACACGGCCGCGGTGTTCGGCCCGTTGGTCGGTGGGACGACGGTCGCACTCGCCGGTGGACTGGACGGACTGTCGGCCGCGACCGACGGCGGGGCCGCGTTGGAGACCACGGTCGTCGGGGGTGCCGTCGGCGGCTACGTGCTCGCCTTGGCCGTCCTGTTGCCGACGCTCGCTGTCGGACTCCGGGAAGGGGTCGACCGCGCGCTCGTCGGTTACCGCGTCGGGCGGAGTCTCACCGCCGCGACGGCCACGTTCCTCCTGGCCGTTCGGGCGACGGGACTGCTCGTCTAG
- a CDS encoding hydrolase produces the protein MLFATHLVLAAGLARGRYPTVWVVAGAALPDLVDKPLGVAGLIPTYHSIAHSALFGVVFLCPVLLGRVIDWTPDTGRLAAVAFGWGSHLAADALHITLNGRPANTVFLLWPIVDSWDSLDAGPGAFVVQYVGTTSFYLELLIWLSVGLLVAREGRSAVGLPTGGSDESSE, from the coding sequence GTGCTCTTCGCGACACACCTCGTGCTCGCGGCCGGGCTCGCGAGGGGTCGGTACCCGACAGTCTGGGTCGTCGCCGGCGCCGCGTTGCCGGATCTCGTCGACAAGCCGTTGGGAGTGGCCGGACTGATCCCCACCTACCACTCGATCGCTCACTCGGCGTTGTTCGGTGTCGTGTTTCTCTGTCCGGTGTTGCTCGGCCGGGTGATCGACTGGACGCCCGACACCGGGCGACTCGCGGCAGTGGCGTTCGGGTGGGGGAGCCACCTCGCCGCCGACGCCCTCCACATCACTCTCAACGGGCGTCCGGCGAACACCGTCTTCCTGTTGTGGCCAATCGTCGACAGTTGGGACTCGCTGGACGCCGGACCGGGGGCGTTCGTCGTCCAGTACGTCGGCACCACCTCCTTCTACCTCGAACTCCTGATCTGGCTGTCTGTCGGGCTCCTCGTGGCACGCGAGGGACGATCGGCAGTCGGGCTGCCGACGGGCGGGTCGGACGAGTCGAGTGAGTGA
- a CDS encoding 30S ribosomal protein S27e: MAGNFFTVRCADCENEQTVFGKAASVVNCAVCGTTLAQPTGGDAEFTGEVVETVERR; the protein is encoded by the coding sequence ATGGCTGGCAACTTCTTCACCGTCCGGTGTGCGGACTGTGAGAACGAACAGACGGTGTTCGGCAAGGCCGCCTCCGTCGTCAACTGCGCGGTCTGTGGTACGACGCTGGCTCAGCCGACCGGCGGCGACGCCGAGTTCACCGGCGAGGTCGTCGAGACCGTCGAACGACGGTAG
- a CDS encoding sugar phosphate isomerase/epimerase family protein gives MSTATDGLDLDVGFTLGLDLPFAESVAFAAREGFDFVELLLDARYARERIEDRAAELRETLSTYDCGVVVHLPFAVDPGSPFEPVRAGAVEELTLGMDLAGDLGADRVVFHPSSDAWSKGWDTTATRAFVHDSLDELLPAANDRGLEPCLENIVSSYYDATTFDELLSRYPDAQMTFDTSHALLAGQSEAEMADFLREHSNRVAHLHLVDTRGDSDEHLPVGMGVIDFERVLEPLVECGWEGTATLEIGTEDYATIALGKENLEGVVEGA, from the coding sequence GTGTCCACCGCTACCGACGGACTCGACCTCGACGTGGGGTTCACGCTCGGCTTGGATCTCCCGTTCGCGGAGTCGGTCGCCTTCGCCGCCCGCGAGGGGTTCGACTTCGTGGAACTGCTCCTCGACGCTCGCTACGCCCGCGAACGGATCGAGGACCGCGCCGCCGAACTCCGCGAGACGCTGTCGACGTACGACTGCGGCGTCGTCGTCCACCTCCCGTTCGCCGTCGACCCTGGCTCCCCGTTCGAGCCGGTCCGCGCCGGCGCCGTAGAGGAGCTCACTCTCGGCATGGACCTCGCGGGCGACCTCGGTGCCGACCGTGTCGTCTTCCACCCCTCCTCGGACGCCTGGTCGAAAGGCTGGGACACGACGGCGACCCGGGCGTTCGTCCACGACAGTCTCGACGAACTCCTCCCCGCCGCCAACGACCGCGGGCTGGAGCCGTGTCTGGAGAATATCGTCTCCAGCTACTACGACGCCACCACGTTCGACGAACTGCTGTCGCGCTACCCCGACGCGCAGATGACGTTCGACACGAGTCACGCGCTGCTGGCCGGCCAGTCCGAGGCGGAGATGGCCGACTTCCTCCGCGAGCACTCGAATCGCGTCGCCCACCTCCACCTCGTCGACACGCGTGGCGACAGTGACGAACACCTCCCGGTCGGGATGGGCGTGATCGACTTCGAGCGGGTCCTCGAGCCGCTCGTGGAGTGCGGCTGGGAGGGGACTGCGACGCTGGAGATCGGGACGGAAGACTACGCGACGATCGCGTTGGGGAAGGAGAACTTGGAGGGAGTAGTCGAGGGGGCGTGA
- a CDS encoding 50S ribosomal protein L44e, producing MEMPRRMNTYCPHCNAHHEHEVEKVRRGRETGMKWTDRQQKRGTSTIGNSGKFSKVPGGDKPTKKTHLKYRCSDCGKAHMREGWRAGRLTFQE from the coding sequence ATGGAGATGCCACGTCGAATGAACACGTACTGTCCACACTGTAACGCCCACCACGAACACGAGGTGGAGAAGGTCCGCCGCGGCCGCGAGACGGGGATGAAGTGGACCGACCGCCAACAGAAGCGCGGCACGTCCACCATCGGCAACTCCGGGAAGTTCTCGAAGGTGCCCGGCGGCGACAAGCCGACGAAGAAGACCCACCTGAAGTACCGGTGCAGCGACTGCGGCAAGGCCCACATGCGCGAGGGGTGGCGCGCCGGCCGACTCACCTTCCAGGAGTAA
- the guaB gene encoding IMP dehydrogenase — protein sequence MENEHFSEKLRVPEALTFDDVLLRPAESRVEPDEADVSTRVSRNVELNVPVLSAAMDTVTESDLAIEMARRGGLGVLHRNMTVSEMVAEVERVKRADELVIRRENVVTAAPDQTVREVDAMMESEEVSGAPVVDEEDRVLGIISGTDIRPYLEVGESDAVREAMTDEVITAPESVTAREALELMYDHKIERVPVVDGENRLVGLVTMQGVLQRREHTDAARDDDGTLRVGVAVGPFEEERGVAADEAGADVLFIDCAHAHNLNVLDAAEAITAEVDADVVVGNVGTREAAEACVGFADGLKVGIGPGSICTTRVVSGAGMPQITAVAEVADVAADHDVPVIADGGIRYSGDAIKAIAAGAHAVMLGSYFAGTEEAPGRVITMNGKRYKQYRGMGSVGAMNEGSGDRYLKDEEDGEEFVPEGVEAATPYKGPLASELHQLVGGMRSGMGYVGAETLSEVRTDAAFVRVSQAGQTEGHPHDVTITDEAPNYSPDGS from the coding sequence ATGGAGAACGAACACTTCTCGGAGAAGTTGCGCGTTCCGGAGGCGCTGACGTTCGACGACGTGTTGTTGCGCCCGGCCGAGAGCAGAGTCGAGCCCGACGAGGCGGACGTGTCCACCCGCGTCTCGCGGAACGTCGAGCTGAACGTTCCCGTCCTGTCGGCGGCGATGGACACCGTCACAGAGAGCGACCTCGCCATCGAGATGGCTCGTCGTGGCGGGCTGGGTGTCCTCCACCGCAACATGACCGTCTCGGAGATGGTCGCGGAGGTCGAACGGGTGAAGCGAGCGGACGAACTCGTGATCCGCCGCGAGAACGTCGTCACCGCCGCGCCGGACCAGACCGTCCGCGAGGTGGACGCGATGATGGAGTCCGAGGAGGTGTCGGGCGCACCGGTCGTCGACGAGGAGGACCGTGTCCTCGGGATCATCTCCGGAACCGACATCCGTCCGTACCTGGAGGTCGGGGAGTCCGACGCCGTCCGGGAGGCGATGACCGACGAGGTCATCACCGCACCGGAGTCCGTCACCGCCCGCGAGGCGCTGGAACTGATGTACGACCACAAGATCGAGCGCGTCCCGGTCGTCGACGGTGAGAACCGTCTCGTCGGGCTGGTGACGATGCAGGGCGTGCTCCAGCGCCGCGAGCACACGGACGCCGCCCGCGACGACGACGGCACTCTCCGTGTCGGCGTCGCCGTCGGCCCGTTCGAGGAGGAACGGGGCGTCGCCGCCGACGAGGCGGGCGCGGACGTGTTGTTCATCGACTGTGCCCACGCCCACAATCTGAACGTACTGGACGCCGCCGAGGCGATCACGGCGGAGGTGGACGCAGACGTGGTCGTCGGCAACGTCGGTACCCGCGAGGCGGCGGAAGCCTGTGTCGGCTTCGCCGACGGGCTGAAGGTGGGGATCGGCCCGGGGTCGATCTGTACCACCCGGGTCGTCTCCGGCGCCGGGATGCCACAGATCACTGCCGTCGCCGAAGTCGCAGACGTGGCCGCTGACCACGACGTGCCGGTGATCGCCGACGGGGGGATCCGATACTCCGGTGACGCGATCAAGGCCATCGCCGCCGGGGCCCACGCGGTGATGCTCGGGTCGTACTTCGCCGGGACGGAGGAGGCGCCGGGTCGTGTCATCACGATGAACGGCAAACGGTACAAGCAGTACCGCGGCATGGGCTCCGTCGGCGCGATGAACGAGGGCAGCGGCGACCGGTACCTCAAAGACGAGGAGGACGGCGAGGAGTTCGTCCCCGAGGGCGTCGAGGCGGCGACCCCGTACAAGGGGCCGCTGGCGTCCGAGCTCCACCAGCTCGTCGGCGGGATGCGCTCCGGGATGGGGTACGTCGGCGCAGAGACACTGTCGGAGGTCCGCACGGACGCCGCGTTCGTCCGCGTGTCGCAGGCCGGCCAGACGGAGGGGCACCCCCACGACGTGACGATCACGGACGAGGCGCCCAACTACTCCCCGGACGGGAGCTAG
- a CDS encoding DUF5795 family protein: MSNRVVQGRMVTPERLAELVEGESVMDAEPIEDADRDCPDCDGDVISVGYMPDITAFVTGYKCQDCDWREREE, translated from the coding sequence ATGAGCAACCGCGTCGTCCAAGGACGGATGGTGACGCCCGAACGACTCGCAGAACTGGTCGAAGGAGAGTCCGTGATGGACGCCGAACCGATCGAGGACGCCGACCGCGACTGTCCGGACTGTGACGGCGACGTGATCTCCGTCGGCTACATGCCGGACATCACGGCGTTCGTCACCGGGTACAAGTGCCAGGACTGCGACTGGCGCGAGCGCGAGGAGTGA
- a CDS encoding SHOCT domain-containing protein, which produces MADPADGLADARQWLRRAATLVNREPELQRRTGLALAAGVAVGPILNVLDYGLALGVVLRGVGWGLLIGAFFVFLIVNNRMEAVFPDHGDDETDEQEPDDSLRSRYVAGEIDYETFQHRLDERLAQPVDADGAATAEPDPADAVALLRARYARGEIDEATYRDRLETLQETADDTAETDSDAPDAATGSNATTPDAAGATDGSTTGPTPTTREPERND; this is translated from the coding sequence ATGGCAGACCCCGCAGACGGCCTCGCCGACGCACGCCAGTGGCTGCGGCGTGCGGCCACGCTCGTCAACCGAGAGCCGGAGCTCCAGCGTCGGACCGGCCTGGCGCTCGCGGCGGGGGTCGCCGTGGGGCCGATCCTGAACGTGTTGGACTACGGTCTCGCGCTCGGGGTCGTGCTCCGCGGGGTCGGCTGGGGACTGTTGATCGGCGCCTTCTTCGTCTTCCTGATCGTGAACAACCGGATGGAGGCCGTGTTCCCGGACCACGGCGACGACGAGACGGACGAGCAGGAGCCGGACGACTCTCTCCGGAGTCGGTACGTCGCCGGCGAGATCGACTACGAGACGTTCCAGCACCGGCTGGACGAGCGGCTGGCCCAGCCCGTCGACGCCGACGGCGCCGCCACGGCGGAGCCGGACCCCGCGGACGCGGTCGCGCTGCTGCGAGCCCGCTACGCCCGCGGCGAGATCGACGAGGCGACGTACCGCGACCGGCTCGAAACCCTCCAGGAGACTGCGGACGACACGGCGGAGACGGACTCGGACGCGCCGGACGCGGCCACGGGCTCGAACGCGACGACCCCCGACGCGGCGGGGGCGACGGACGGGAGTACGACCGGCCCGACCCCGACCACCCGCGAGCCCGAGCGAAACGACTAA
- a CDS encoding radical SAM protein, whose translation MISKGCEQCAKGGKMVLFVYGYCDQRDCFYCPLGENRKNVNTVYANEREVTCDEDVLTEAHRMDALGTSITGGEPQERLDRTCHYLSLLKDEFGEDHHTHLYTGITGGRENMRRLSEAGLDEIRFHPPYELWGDLHGTEWEDILHVARDEGLTPAFEIPGIRPEPEFLEFLDEGAAEFCNINEFEMSDGNYRRMQERGFELQEDHMSAVDGSREEILDVMGDHEKVYFCTSVFKDAAQHRNRLKRMAQNVRRPFDEVTDDGTLVYGKTYTNPDRLKSLGVPEEFYSVKSEHVEVAWWLLEEMVDEGDVDDGQIVEQYPTVDGTVVERTPLA comes from the coding sequence ATGATCTCGAAGGGGTGTGAACAGTGCGCGAAGGGCGGGAAGATGGTGTTGTTCGTCTACGGCTACTGTGACCAGCGGGACTGTTTCTACTGTCCGCTCGGTGAGAACCGGAAGAACGTGAACACGGTGTACGCCAACGAGCGCGAGGTGACGTGTGACGAGGACGTGCTGACGGAGGCCCACCGGATGGACGCGCTCGGCACCTCCATCACCGGCGGTGAGCCACAAGAACGGCTCGACCGGACGTGTCACTACCTCTCGTTGTTGAAAGACGAGTTCGGCGAGGACCACCACACCCACCTGTACACTGGGATCACCGGTGGGCGCGAGAACATGCGCCGGCTCTCGGAGGCGGGGTTAGACGAGATTCGGTTCCACCCGCCGTACGAGCTGTGGGGCGACCTCCACGGGACGGAGTGGGAGGACATTCTCCATGTCGCCCGCGACGAGGGGCTCACCCCCGCCTTCGAGATCCCCGGCATCCGGCCGGAGCCGGAGTTCCTGGAGTTCCTGGACGAGGGTGCCGCGGAGTTCTGTAACATCAACGAGTTCGAGATGTCCGACGGCAACTACCGCCGGATGCAGGAGCGTGGGTTCGAGCTCCAGGAGGACCACATGTCCGCCGTCGACGGCTCTCGCGAGGAGATCCTAGACGTGATGGGCGACCACGAGAAGGTGTACTTCTGTACGTCCGTGTTCAAAGACGCCGCCCAACACCGCAACCGGCTGAAACGGATGGCACAGAACGTCCGCCGGCCGTTCGACGAGGTGACGGACGACGGCACGCTCGTCTACGGGAAGACGTACACCAACCCCGACCGACTGAAGTCGTTGGGCGTCCCCGAGGAGTTCTACAGCGTGAAGTCCGAGCACGTCGAGGTGGCGTGGTGGCTGCTGGAGGAGATGGTCGACGAGGGCGACGTAGACGACGGCCAGATCGTCGAACAGTACCCCACCGTCGACGGCACCGTCGTCGAACGGACGCCGCTGGCGTAG
- a CDS encoding SDR family NAD(P)-dependent oxidoreductase, translated as MQERFSVAGQTAVVTGASSGIGRAVAETFAADGADVVICSREQANVDPVAEAIGAGPGGDCLGVECDVTEPPAVEALVEATVDEFGSVDTLVNNAGASFVASFDDISENGFRTILEINLAGAATCAREAAGHLADGGGTVINVSSVAGQRGAPYMSHYAAAKAGLENLTRSLAVEWAGRDVRVNCLAPGYVATPGVERQMGVSADEIDRETVDRQIGESREIADLARFLASDAASYVTGETLVAQGVPPAEELPS; from the coding sequence ATCCAGGAACGGTTCTCGGTGGCAGGACAGACGGCAGTGGTCACGGGCGCCTCCAGCGGGATCGGGCGCGCCGTCGCCGAGACGTTCGCGGCCGACGGCGCGGACGTGGTGATCTGCTCGCGCGAGCAGGCGAACGTCGATCCGGTCGCGGAGGCGATCGGGGCCGGGCCGGGCGGCGACTGTCTCGGCGTGGAGTGTGACGTGACGGAGCCGCCGGCGGTCGAGGCGCTCGTCGAGGCGACCGTCGACGAGTTCGGCAGCGTGGACACGCTCGTCAACAACGCCGGTGCCTCGTTCGTGGCGTCGTTCGACGACATCTCCGAGAACGGGTTCCGGACGATTCTGGAGATCAACCTCGCGGGCGCGGCGACGTGTGCCCGCGAGGCGGCCGGCCACCTCGCGGACGGCGGCGGCACCGTCATCAACGTCTCGTCGGTGGCGGGCCAACGAGGCGCGCCGTACATGAGCCACTACGCGGCGGCGAAAGCCGGCCTCGAGAATCTGACGCGTTCACTCGCCGTCGAGTGGGCCGGCCGCGACGTTCGGGTGAACTGCCTCGCGCCGGGCTACGTCGCAACCCCGGGCGTGGAGCGACAGATGGGCGTCTCTGCCGACGAGATCGACCGCGAGACTGTCGACCGCCAGATCGGGGAGAGCCGGGAGATCGCCGACCTCGCGCGGTTCCTCGCCAGCGACGCCGCCAGCTACGTCACCGGTGAGACGCTCGTCGCACAGGGGGTCCCGCCGGCCGAAGAGCTCCCGTCGTGA
- a CDS encoding DUF5794 domain-containing protein, with protein MSTSRHPVAYRLEQLVDGPTKLLATVMGLPLVDGIFPALVLAGALSQPLQIVETGLLIFGGSATMAVILAEMDGTPREHVAAILVLAAVLLPLAALEAALAETIKSLLDLAVFKRFAALVILAVAAKTASAEVGELLPRPGAIIGLGLLASLSPAGVTLVVDADPVMMVKAAAAAGVGVAFALGVAVAGPRLRGRVDLDRFRFGSAVALGVLGLSVLELGIVGTEHPVALGVLLVTAVFSYDPSGKSSGDADPTDDDSDDPSDPSADDGSSTDEEPAPAPDDDLDDVGDTPGEPVADVIGDVAGEPSAVVDGESPAVSARESWGTMPARTAADGAEPTAPDDATVAPADGDLADDVAVSGDDAESGGDSAADTDDAESGGDSADADDGGARAPWL; from the coding sequence ATGAGCACCTCACGTCACCCGGTCGCGTACCGACTCGAACAGTTAGTCGACGGTCCGACGAAGCTCCTCGCGACGGTGATGGGGCTCCCGCTCGTCGACGGAATCTTCCCCGCGCTCGTGTTGGCGGGGGCGCTGTCGCAGCCGCTCCAGATTGTCGAGACGGGGCTGCTGATCTTCGGCGGCTCCGCCACGATGGCGGTGATCCTGGCCGAGATGGACGGCACCCCCCGCGAACACGTCGCGGCGATTCTCGTGCTCGCGGCCGTGTTGCTCCCGCTGGCGGCGTTGGAGGCCGCCCTCGCGGAGACGATCAAGAGCCTCCTCGACCTGGCGGTGTTCAAGCGGTTCGCCGCCCTGGTGATCCTCGCGGTCGCCGCGAAGACCGCCAGCGCCGAGGTCGGCGAACTGCTCCCCCGTCCCGGAGCGATCATCGGACTGGGGCTGCTCGCCTCGCTGTCCCCGGCGGGCGTGACGTTAGTCGTCGACGCCGACCCGGTGATGATGGTGAAGGCCGCCGCCGCGGCCGGGGTCGGCGTCGCGTTCGCGCTCGGCGTCGCCGTCGCCGGTCCGCGTCTACGCGGTCGTGTCGACCTGGACCGCTTCCGCTTCGGCTCTGCCGTCGCCTTGGGTGTGCTGGGGCTGTCCGTCCTGGAACTCGGGATCGTCGGCACGGAACACCCCGTCGCGCTGGGTGTCCTGCTCGTGACCGCCGTGTTCTCGTACGACCCCAGCGGGAAGTCGTCCGGAGACGCCGACCCGACCGACGACGACTCGGACGATCCGAGCGACCCGAGCGCCGACGACGGCAGTTCGACGGACGAAGAGCCCGCTCCGGCGCCGGACGACGACCTGGACGACGTCGGTGACACGCCCGGCGAGCCCGTGGCCGACGTGATCGGCGACGTCGCGGGCGAGCCGTCGGCTGTCGTCGACGGGGAGTCCCCGGCTGTCTCCGCCCGGGAGAGCTGGGGGACGATGCCGGCCCGTACGGCCGCCGACGGGGCGGAGCCGACCGCACCGGACGACGCCACGGTCGCTCCGGCCGACGGAGACCTGGCCGACGACGTTGCCGTCTCGGGCGACGACGCCGAGTCTGGAGGCGACTCGGCGGCGGACACCGACGACGCCGAGTCTGGAGGCGACTCGGCGGACGCCGACGACGGCGGCGCTCGCGCCCCGTGGCTGTGA